One window of the Salvia miltiorrhiza cultivar Shanhuang (shh) chromosome 6, IMPLAD_Smil_shh, whole genome shotgun sequence genome contains the following:
- the LOC130987818 gene encoding truncated transcription factor CAULIFLOWER D-like isoform X3 → MGRGKVELKRIENPTNRQVTFSKRRNGLLKKAFELSVLCDAEVALIVFSPSGKAYQFSSHEITRTITRYKIELGIAKADDQGFTSMEVWRNEIEDLSRTIEALEARERNFAGENLSGLGMKELKQLERQLRVGVERIRSKKHKDLQEENTNLQKKVKLHELEEASTSSIILGSDSARLFQRIE, encoded by the exons ATGGGGAGAGGGAAAGTGGAGCTGAAGAGGATAGAGAATCCGACAAACAGGCAGGTGACATTCTCGAAGAGGAGAAATGGTCTGTTGAAGAAAGCTTTCGAGCTTTCGGTGCTCTGCGATGCTGAGGTTGCTCTCATCGTCTTCTCCCCTTCGGGAAAGGCATACCAGTTTTCCAGTCATGA GATAACAAGGACAATTACAAGGTACAAAATTGAATTAGGAATAGCCAAAGCAGACGACCAAGGCTTCACATCCATGGAG GTGTGGAGAAATGAAATTGAGGATTTGAGTAGAACAATTGAGGCTTTGGAAGCAAGAGAGAG AAATTTTGCTGGAGAAAACCTTTCTGGATTAGGCATGAAAGAATTGAAACAATTAGAGCGCCAATTAAGAGTTGGGGTCGAACGAATCCGCTCTAAGAAG CACAAGGACCTTCAGGAAGAAAACACTAATCTCCAAAAGAAG GTTAAGCTTCACGAGCTTGAAGAAGCCAGCACAAGCTCAATCATTTTAGGATCAGATTCCGCCAGACTATTCCAAAG GATTGAATAG
- the LOC130987818 gene encoding agamous-like MADS-box protein AGL11 isoform X6 has protein sequence MGRGKVELKRIENPTNRQVTFSKRRNGLLKKAFELSVLCDAEVALIVFSPSGKAYQFSSHEITRTITRYKIELGIAKADDQGFTSMEVWRNEIEDLSRTIEALEARERNFAGENLSGLGMKELKQLERQLRVGVERIRSKKHKDLQEENTNLQKKLHELEEASTSSIILGSDSARLFQRIE, from the exons ATGGGGAGAGGGAAAGTGGAGCTGAAGAGGATAGAGAATCCGACAAACAGGCAGGTGACATTCTCGAAGAGGAGAAATGGTCTGTTGAAGAAAGCTTTCGAGCTTTCGGTGCTCTGCGATGCTGAGGTTGCTCTCATCGTCTTCTCCCCTTCGGGAAAGGCATACCAGTTTTCCAGTCATGA GATAACAAGGACAATTACAAGGTACAAAATTGAATTAGGAATAGCCAAAGCAGACGACCAAGGCTTCACATCCATGGAG GTGTGGAGAAATGAAATTGAGGATTTGAGTAGAACAATTGAGGCTTTGGAAGCAAGAGAGAG AAATTTTGCTGGAGAAAACCTTTCTGGATTAGGCATGAAAGAATTGAAACAATTAGAGCGCCAATTAAGAGTTGGGGTCGAACGAATCCGCTCTAAGAAG CACAAGGACCTTCAGGAAGAAAACACTAATCTCCAAAAGAAG CTTCACGAGCTTGAAGAAGCCAGCACAAGCTCAATCATTTTAGGATCAGATTCCGCCAGACTATTCCAAAG GATTGAATAG
- the LOC130987818 gene encoding MADS-box transcription factor 6-like isoform X4, which produces MGRGKVELKRIENPTNRQVTFSKRRNGLLKKAFELSVLCDAEVALIVFSPSGKAYQFSSHEITRTITRYKIELGIAKADDQGFTSMEVWRNEIEDLSRTIEALEARERNFAGENLSGLGMKELKQLERQLRVGVERIRSKKRRIIMEHINYLKKKVKLHELEEASTSSIILGSDSARLFQRIE; this is translated from the exons ATGGGGAGAGGGAAAGTGGAGCTGAAGAGGATAGAGAATCCGACAAACAGGCAGGTGACATTCTCGAAGAGGAGAAATGGTCTGTTGAAGAAAGCTTTCGAGCTTTCGGTGCTCTGCGATGCTGAGGTTGCTCTCATCGTCTTCTCCCCTTCGGGAAAGGCATACCAGTTTTCCAGTCATGA GATAACAAGGACAATTACAAGGTACAAAATTGAATTAGGAATAGCCAAAGCAGACGACCAAGGCTTCACATCCATGGAG GTGTGGAGAAATGAAATTGAGGATTTGAGTAGAACAATTGAGGCTTTGGAAGCAAGAGAGAG AAATTTTGCTGGAGAAAACCTTTCTGGATTAGGCATGAAAGAATTGAAACAATTAGAGCGCCAATTAAGAGTTGGGGTCGAACGAATCCGCTCTAAGAAG AGACGAATCATAATGGAACACATAAACTATCTGAAGAAAAAG GTTAAGCTTCACGAGCTTGAAGAAGCCAGCACAAGCTCAATCATTTTAGGATCAGATTCCGCCAGACTATTCCAAAG GATTGAATAG
- the LOC130987818 gene encoding MADS-box transcription factor 6-like isoform X8: MGRGKVELKRIENPTNRQVTFSKRRNGLLKKAFELSVLCDAEVALIVFSPSGKAYQFSSHEITRTITRYKIELGIAKADDQGFTSMEVWRNEIEDLSRTIEALEARERNFAGENLSGLGMKELKQLERQLRVGVERIRSKKLHELEEASTSSIILGSDSARLFQRIE, encoded by the exons ATGGGGAGAGGGAAAGTGGAGCTGAAGAGGATAGAGAATCCGACAAACAGGCAGGTGACATTCTCGAAGAGGAGAAATGGTCTGTTGAAGAAAGCTTTCGAGCTTTCGGTGCTCTGCGATGCTGAGGTTGCTCTCATCGTCTTCTCCCCTTCGGGAAAGGCATACCAGTTTTCCAGTCATGA GATAACAAGGACAATTACAAGGTACAAAATTGAATTAGGAATAGCCAAAGCAGACGACCAAGGCTTCACATCCATGGAG GTGTGGAGAAATGAAATTGAGGATTTGAGTAGAACAATTGAGGCTTTGGAAGCAAGAGAGAG AAATTTTGCTGGAGAAAACCTTTCTGGATTAGGCATGAAAGAATTGAAACAATTAGAGCGCCAATTAAGAGTTGGGGTCGAACGAATCCGCTCTAAGAAG CTTCACGAGCTTGAAGAAGCCAGCACAAGCTCAATCATTTTAGGATCAGATTCCGCCAGACTATTCCAAAG GATTGAATAG
- the LOC130987818 gene encoding agamous-like MADS-box protein AGL11 isoform X2 produces MGRGKVELKRIENPTNRQVTFSKRRNGLLKKAFELSVLCDAEVALIVFSPSGKAYQFSSHEITRTITRYKIELGIAKADDQGFTSMEVWRNEIEDLSRTIEALEARERNFAGENLSGLGMKELKQLERQLRVGVERIRSKKRRIIMEHINYLKKKHKDLQEENTNLQKKLHELEEASTSSIILGSDSARLFQRIE; encoded by the exons ATGGGGAGAGGGAAAGTGGAGCTGAAGAGGATAGAGAATCCGACAAACAGGCAGGTGACATTCTCGAAGAGGAGAAATGGTCTGTTGAAGAAAGCTTTCGAGCTTTCGGTGCTCTGCGATGCTGAGGTTGCTCTCATCGTCTTCTCCCCTTCGGGAAAGGCATACCAGTTTTCCAGTCATGA GATAACAAGGACAATTACAAGGTACAAAATTGAATTAGGAATAGCCAAAGCAGACGACCAAGGCTTCACATCCATGGAG GTGTGGAGAAATGAAATTGAGGATTTGAGTAGAACAATTGAGGCTTTGGAAGCAAGAGAGAG AAATTTTGCTGGAGAAAACCTTTCTGGATTAGGCATGAAAGAATTGAAACAATTAGAGCGCCAATTAAGAGTTGGGGTCGAACGAATCCGCTCTAAGAAG AGACGAATCATAATGGAACACATAAACTATCTGAAGAAAAAG CACAAGGACCTTCAGGAAGAAAACACTAATCTCCAAAAGAAG CTTCACGAGCTTGAAGAAGCCAGCACAAGCTCAATCATTTTAGGATCAGATTCCGCCAGACTATTCCAAAG GATTGAATAG
- the LOC130987818 gene encoding MADS-box transcription factor 6-like isoform X7, with protein sequence MGRGKVELKRIENPTNRQVTFSKRRNGLLKKAFELSVLCDAEVALIVFSPSGKAYQFSSHEITRTITRYKIELGIAKADDQGFTSMEVWRNEIEDLSRTIEALEARERNFAGENLSGLGMKELKQLERQLRVGVERIRSKKVKLHELEEASTSSIILGSDSARLFQRIE encoded by the exons ATGGGGAGAGGGAAAGTGGAGCTGAAGAGGATAGAGAATCCGACAAACAGGCAGGTGACATTCTCGAAGAGGAGAAATGGTCTGTTGAAGAAAGCTTTCGAGCTTTCGGTGCTCTGCGATGCTGAGGTTGCTCTCATCGTCTTCTCCCCTTCGGGAAAGGCATACCAGTTTTCCAGTCATGA GATAACAAGGACAATTACAAGGTACAAAATTGAATTAGGAATAGCCAAAGCAGACGACCAAGGCTTCACATCCATGGAG GTGTGGAGAAATGAAATTGAGGATTTGAGTAGAACAATTGAGGCTTTGGAAGCAAGAGAGAG AAATTTTGCTGGAGAAAACCTTTCTGGATTAGGCATGAAAGAATTGAAACAATTAGAGCGCCAATTAAGAGTTGGGGTCGAACGAATCCGCTCTAAGAAG GTTAAGCTTCACGAGCTTGAAGAAGCCAGCACAAGCTCAATCATTTTAGGATCAGATTCCGCCAGACTATTCCAAAG GATTGAATAG
- the LOC130987818 gene encoding MADS-box transcription factor 6-like isoform X1 — translation MGRGKVELKRIENPTNRQVTFSKRRNGLLKKAFELSVLCDAEVALIVFSPSGKAYQFSSHEITRTITRYKIELGIAKADDQGFTSMEVWRNEIEDLSRTIEALEARERNFAGENLSGLGMKELKQLERQLRVGVERIRSKKRRIIMEHINYLKKKHKDLQEENTNLQKKVKLHELEEASTSSIILGSDSARLFQRIE, via the exons ATGGGGAGAGGGAAAGTGGAGCTGAAGAGGATAGAGAATCCGACAAACAGGCAGGTGACATTCTCGAAGAGGAGAAATGGTCTGTTGAAGAAAGCTTTCGAGCTTTCGGTGCTCTGCGATGCTGAGGTTGCTCTCATCGTCTTCTCCCCTTCGGGAAAGGCATACCAGTTTTCCAGTCATGA GATAACAAGGACAATTACAAGGTACAAAATTGAATTAGGAATAGCCAAAGCAGACGACCAAGGCTTCACATCCATGGAG GTGTGGAGAAATGAAATTGAGGATTTGAGTAGAACAATTGAGGCTTTGGAAGCAAGAGAGAG AAATTTTGCTGGAGAAAACCTTTCTGGATTAGGCATGAAAGAATTGAAACAATTAGAGCGCCAATTAAGAGTTGGGGTCGAACGAATCCGCTCTAAGAAG AGACGAATCATAATGGAACACATAAACTATCTGAAGAAAAAG CACAAGGACCTTCAGGAAGAAAACACTAATCTCCAAAAGAAG GTTAAGCTTCACGAGCTTGAAGAAGCCAGCACAAGCTCAATCATTTTAGGATCAGATTCCGCCAGACTATTCCAAAG GATTGAATAG
- the LOC130987818 gene encoding agamous-like MADS-box protein AGL11 isoform X5, whose amino-acid sequence MGRGKVELKRIENPTNRQVTFSKRRNGLLKKAFELSVLCDAEVALIVFSPSGKAYQFSSHEITRTITRYKIELGIAKADDQGFTSMEVWRNEIEDLSRTIEALEARERNFAGENLSGLGMKELKQLERQLRVGVERIRSKKRRIIMEHINYLKKKLHELEEASTSSIILGSDSARLFQRIE is encoded by the exons ATGGGGAGAGGGAAAGTGGAGCTGAAGAGGATAGAGAATCCGACAAACAGGCAGGTGACATTCTCGAAGAGGAGAAATGGTCTGTTGAAGAAAGCTTTCGAGCTTTCGGTGCTCTGCGATGCTGAGGTTGCTCTCATCGTCTTCTCCCCTTCGGGAAAGGCATACCAGTTTTCCAGTCATGA GATAACAAGGACAATTACAAGGTACAAAATTGAATTAGGAATAGCCAAAGCAGACGACCAAGGCTTCACATCCATGGAG GTGTGGAGAAATGAAATTGAGGATTTGAGTAGAACAATTGAGGCTTTGGAAGCAAGAGAGAG AAATTTTGCTGGAGAAAACCTTTCTGGATTAGGCATGAAAGAATTGAAACAATTAGAGCGCCAATTAAGAGTTGGGGTCGAACGAATCCGCTCTAAGAAG AGACGAATCATAATGGAACACATAAACTATCTGAAGAAAAAG CTTCACGAGCTTGAAGAAGCCAGCACAAGCTCAATCATTTTAGGATCAGATTCCGCCAGACTATTCCAAAG GATTGAATAG